GGAGTATTCAATTCCTCTTCGACGGCTTTGAACTCTTCCAGCGCTTCTTCCAAATCTTCGATGATCTCGGCCGCAAGCACAGCGGGCTTCGGCAAATTCTCCGTGTCCGCCAGGGTGTCGTCTTTGAGCCAGAAGATGTCGAGGTTGGCCTTATCACGAGCCATCAGGGTCTCGTAGGTGAAACGCTTGAACCGTTCGGATTCCACGCGTTTGGCGCGCTTGGTGGTTTGATAGCACTGGACGAAATCCTTAAGGTCTTCATCGGCAATCGGGTTCTGGCGCAGGGTGAAATTCTGATTGGTGCGCAGGTCATAGACCCATAGTTCCTTGGTCCACGGCGTTCTGGCGGCGGGTTTCTTGTCGAAAAACAGCACGTTGGCCTTTACGCCGGGGGAATACCAGATGCCAGTGGGCAGGCGCAGCAGGGTATGAACATCGCAGCGTTCCAGCAGGGCGCGGCGGATTTTTTCACCGGCCCCGGCCTCGAACAGCACGTTGTCCGGCACGACCACCGCCGCCGTGCCGCTATCGGTAAGCATCGAGCAGACGTTTTGCACAAAGTTGAGCTGCTTGTTGCTCGTCGTGGCCCAGAAATCCTGGCGTTCGTAGTAGATTTTTTCGGTCTCCCGCTTCCCGTCGTCGTTGATGACGGTGATGCTGCTTTTTTTGCCGAAGGGCGGATTCGTCAGCACCATGTCCACCGGGGCGGGCTTCTTGGCGAGGCTGTCGGCGGTCTCAACAATAGTGTTGTCGCTGCCACCCATGCCGTGCAGGTACAGGTTCATCGCGCAGAGGCGCGTGACGCTCGGCACAATGTCGGTGCCGCGGATGGCTTCCTCGTTCAGAAAGCGCTGGGCCTTGCGATCCAGACCGGGATTTGACTTTACCAGGTACTCATAGGCGGCCAAAAGGAAGCCGCCGGTGCCGCAGGCCGGATCGGCGATGCGCATCGTCGGCGCAGGGCGCATGACTTGCACAATGGCGCGGATGATGGGGCGCGGCGTGAAGTATTGGCCCGCGCCGCCGCGCACGTCCTCGGCGTTACGGGCGAGCAGGCCCTCGTAAATCTCGCCTTTCACATCCATGTCCAGCCCGGCCCAATTCTCCGAATCCATCAGGGAGATGAGCCGCTCCAGTTTGGCGGGGTCGGTGATCTTGTTCTGGGCTTTGGCAAAGATGATGCCGAGCAGTCCGGGCAGCTTTCCCAGCTCACGCAACGTGGCGGAATACTGGAGTTCCAACGGGTCGCCGGACTCTTTTTTGAGCGCGGCCCAGTTGTATTTCTTGGGGATAACATTCTCCAGGCCGAGCAACTCGCGCTCATGGGCCATCTTGAGAAAGAGCAGAAACGTGATCTGCTCGGTGTAATCCATGAACGCCAGCCCGTCGTCCTTGAGGACGTGGGCGTAATTCCAGACTTTTTGAACGAGGGCGGAGGCGGTTGCGGACATAAGCAATAATGGTTGGTGTAATCGAAATTATTTTTTGCGGCGTGCGCGGCCGGGGGCTTTGCTCCTGGCCGTGGTTTTGGGAACCGATGGCGGCAACAGCGCTTCCACTTGGTCGCGATCCCGTTCCAGAAACACCCGCAGTTGCTCCTCGGAAGGCAGCGCAGTCAGATAACGGGAGACAAAGAGCCGGTTGGCAATGCCTGCCGTGGCAAATTCCACCTCCACCCGGTCGCGGTCGCTGCACAGAATGATGCCCACCGGAGGATTATCTCCCGGTTCCATTCCATGCGCTTTCCACCAGTTTAAATAAAAGTTCATCTGGCCGGCGTCGCCATGTTGGAAGGCGCGAATTTTCAGGTCCAGCAGGACATGGCAGCGCAACCGCCGCTGGTAAAATACCAGGTCAATGTAATCGTGCTTGTTGCCCACCGTGATGCGCTTCTGGCGGGCCTCAAAACAAAAGCCGGTTCCCAATTCCAGCAGGAATGCCTGCAAATGATCCAGCAACGCCTTTTCCAAATCGGATTCCAGATACTCCATCCGCTGGGCCAGCCCGGTGAACTCCAACACATAAGGATCGCGAATCAAGTCTTCAATGGTCTCCTGCCGTTCCTGCCGATTTCCTCGGCGAATGACGGCCTCCTTGTTTTTCGACAACGCGGTGCGCTCGTACAACAGCGATCCAATCTGCCGCTGCAACTGGCGCTTGGACCAGTTACCCTTGAGGCACTCGTTTTCGTAAAACGCGCGCTTGAGCGGATCGTCGAGCCGGATGAGTTCCAGAATTTTGGTCCAAGAGAAGCGAAGCGCCAGATGCGGCGCGAGCGGTGTTATGCCGATCGGTTTGCCGATTTCCTCACCACTGGTGGGGAAATTGTCTTTGTGCCCGGACGCCACTATGGAAATAGATTCGGCAACTGCTGCTTGGCCCATTCGGCAACCAGTGGTTGGAAAATCTTCGAGCGCTTTGAATTCCTGATCGAAACCCAATTTCCTCACCACCGGTGAGGAAATTATCGAGCCGATCTGTGGATAGATCAGATAGAATTGCCGTGTTCGCTCAAGCATCTGCACGCTCAATCCGGTGAGACCTCTCTTCCGTAGGTCTCCCGCGAGCCGCTGGAGCAGTTTCGTCCCATACTTCGCCCGGTCCTCTCCCTGCTGCTCGAACTCCACAATATACGCGCCAACCAGCCAGTTGCGAATCACCAGGGCCTGGTTGACGGCCGTCACCGCGCGCCGTTGCAATTGCTGGCTGGCCGAATCAATCGCTTTGATCAGGTGGGTGTATTTCATGACATGGCATCCCGTTCGCAAATTTTGTTCGCCGACATATTGCACCCAGAAACCATTTTGAGGAAGTGCAGAAACGCGATCTGCTCGGCGCAATCCATGAACGCCAGCCCGTCGTCCTTGAGGACGTGGGCGTAGTTCCAGACTTTTTGAACGAGAGCCGAGGCTATTTGTTGATTGCTGCTCATGGATTTGAATTCAAAAAATCTTCAAGCCAATCCCGTTTTATTTGGTGGCCTGCTTCTGTCTTGTAAATCTCGGCACGCGCGTATGCCAAGGAAGCTGCTGAATACTCAGTGTCTTTGTGGATCGCTCGAAGGAGTTCTTTTTGCTCTTCCTTGTAAAGGACACGCATTGTCGGGTCGGCAATTCTAGGCCTAAGGCGCTCCATATTTTGAACGAGTCGTTGAATCCGTCCAGCCAGAGGGCGACGGTCGTCAACCAGCTCCTTGCAGTGAAGATGATAGACCTCAATTGTAGTCGCTGCCCGATCATGCTCAGGTGTGCCTGCTGGCTTCGCGGGGGTTGGATGTCCGTCAGGCCTAAAAGTCAGAAGCTTCCAGTCGTCCGGATCAATCGGGTCGAGCAATTCAACTTCTTCCTGCTCGTAATCGTCTGTCTCCAACCGCGCCCGAAAGCTTCCGGGGCGAAGTGGGAAGTGATCCCACTTTCCACCACTGGTCTTGCTGACTTTGTCATTGCGGCGTTGGTTGCACCATTGACTCGAAAGTCGGTAGTTTCGCCAATTGAACGCGAGCCACCAATACCCCTCGTGGTCGGGGTCTTCCTGCACACGGTTTTTCGGACGAAAGTGATCCACGTTCTTGTCTGAAGCCGGATTTTTGCTCTCGGAATACCAGCATTTCTCGTTGCGGAGAGCTTTCAAATGAACTGCCAAATCTCCCCAAATCTTTGGGCGACCCGTCGCGTTGGCAAATCCCGCAGAGATGGCATCTTTTCGTGCCTTGGCAATTCCGGCGGCGTTCTTGCCGGCGGCCCTTGCCGCAGCTTCCGCTAGCTGAATCTCAGTTCGCAGGTCATTTAGCGCTGCGTCGGCACGCGCTTGCCAGCCGTTTGGCAACTGAAGTTGGTCAATGTCAATGTAACGCATGCGCTTCGACCTCCTTCTCAACTTCAGCGACTGCCTCGGCCAGAACCTCCTTGGCAATGCGGTCAATTTCCTCGGTGTCCTTCTTGGTTAAAACTTCCTTCCCAGCCATTTGCTCCGCATACCGCCTACCCCACGCCCGGACGAAGGCGGCGTAGTATGGATCGCTGAAAGCTTTCGAGAAACCGGCCTCCACCAATCGCTTGTCGATTTCCTCCAACATTTTCTTTTCTGGGCCGGACAGCTCCGTTTCTTTGGCAATCAAACGGACTCGGTTGTCGAGGTCAGCGAGAGTTTCAGGGTCAAGGTCGCTTCGGAAGCCAAACATCTCGCTCGTCAATATTCCAGTGAAGCCAAGTCCCTTCGGATTAACCGAGGCCTGCTCCCAGTGGCACACGAGAGTTTCCTGGTCGCGTTTGAGAAGATGAACTTGGTCTTTGAGCAAGCTCGCGATCACGAGCGGGTCGTGTGTCGCCATCAGAAGCTGACTTGTCTGCTGCTCAGGCGACGGGTTACTGTCATCGCTTACGACTGAGGCCAAGTCCTTGAGGTATTCAACGCTCCAGTGCGGGTTCAAGTGCGTGTCCGGCTCGTCCAGCAGAATGAGGGATTGATGCGACTTCGTGAACCGCATCAGGCCAAGGACCATGAGCAACTGCTGTTCGCCTTCGCTCAATTCCCGAAAAGTGATGGGAATATCTTGATTATCGGCGGATTTGACGCGCACCTGAATCTTCACATCGTGAATTAGTTCACTGAAGTCAGTACTTTCCAGCGCGAGGAAGAACGAGCGCGCATCGGCATACTCCGCAGCGAACTCGTGCAAACTCTTCAGGTCGGGCAAGAAAAAATAATAAAGTTCCTCGCTTGGCAGCCGGTAGCCATCGCTGACCTTCTGCTTCAACACCATCGGCGCGACAGCGTAGCGCTTCAGCTTCTCCATCACCCGCCGCATGATCCCGGTTGCACCCCAAAAGTCTTCTGGTTTGCCTTTTGCCCAGCGCGGTTTGCGGATCACGAAAAGCGCCGACTCAAAGCCAACAATCCGCAGTCGTTCTTCCAAGAAACGCCATATCTTTGGGTCTTCCTTATAGGAGAAGGCCAACAGCACATATTTCGCGTGGTGTGTCTCGGCGCAAAAGAAGCGCCTTTGTTCTAGCAACCACGCGAGCGTCTTTGGGTCATCCGAACTTGCCGTTCGCAACCGATCATAGTGGTCACGTTTCATCGGCAAGAAATGTTCCGCCAGACGATTCGTCGGACCGGAGTAATAGCCGAATACGAACTTCGGCAGCAAAATGTTTTCCCGTTTGACGGGCCTGAAAGCCTCGCCTTTGAACCCAGTCGGAAACTTTGCTTGGTGCACTTCAGGTCGTTTCATGGCCTGGGGATTCCAGT
The window above is part of the Verrucomicrobiota bacterium genome. Proteins encoded here:
- a CDS encoding PDDEXK nuclease domain-containing protein, which translates into the protein MKYTHLIKAIDSASQQLQRRAVTAVNQALVIRNWLVGAYIVEFEQQGEDRAKYGTKLLQRLAGDLRKRGLTGLSVQMLERTRQFYLIYPQIGSIISSPVVRKLGFDQEFKALEDFPTTGCRMGQAAVAESISIVASGHKDNFPTSGEEIGKPIGITPLAPHLALRFSWTKILELIRLDDPLKRAFYENECLKGNWSKRQLQRQIGSLLYERTALSKNKEAVIRRGNRQERQETIEDLIRDPYVLEFTGLAQRMEYLESDLEKALLDHLQAFLLELGTGFCFEARQKRITVGNKHDYIDLVFYQRRLRCHVLLDLKIRAFQHGDAGQMNFYLNWWKAHGMEPGDNPPVGIILCSDRDRVEVEFATAGIANRLFVSRYLTALPSEEQLRVFLERDRDQVEALLPPSVPKTTARSKAPGRARRKK
- a CDS encoding class I SAM-dependent DNA methyltransferase, which translates into the protein MSATASALVQKVWNYAHVLKDDGLAFMDYTEQITFLLFLKMAHERELLGLENVIPKKYNWAALKKESGDPLELQYSATLRELGKLPGLLGIIFAKAQNKITDPAKLERLISLMDSENWAGLDMDVKGEIYEGLLARNAEDVRGGAGQYFTPRPIIRAIVQVMRPAPTMRIADPACGTGGFLLAAYEYLVKSNPGLDRKAQRFLNEEAIRGTDIVPSVTRLCAMNLYLHGMGGSDNTIVETADSLAKKPAPVDMVLTNPPFGKKSSITVINDDGKRETEKIYYERQDFWATTSNKQLNFVQNVCSMLTDSGTAAVVVPDNVLFEAGAGEKIRRALLERCDVHTLLRLPTGIWYSPGVKANVLFFDKKPAARTPWTKELWVYDLRTNQNFTLRQNPIADEDLKDFVQCYQTTKRAKRVESERFKRFTYETLMARDKANLDIFWLKDDTLADTENLPKPAVLAAEIIEDLEEALEEFKAVEEELNTPSST